From the genome of Dickeya aquatica, one region includes:
- the ilvC gene encoding ketol-acid reductoisomerase, which translates to MANYFNTLNLRQQLAQLGKCRFMGRDEFADEASYLKGKKVVIVGCGAQGLNQGLNMRDSGLDISYALRAEAIAEKRASWRKATENGFNVGTYEELIPQADLVVNLTPDKQHSAVVQAVQPLMKQGAALGYSHGFNIVEVGEQIRKDLTVVMVAPKCPGTEVREEYKRGFGVPTLIAVHPENDPKGEGMAIAKAWAAATGGHRAGVLESSFVAEVKSDLMGEQTILCGMLQAGSLLSFDKLVAEGVDAAYAEKLIQFGWETITEALKQGGITLMMDRLSNPAKLRAFALSEQLKGIMAPLFQKHMDDIISGEFSSGMMADWANDDVKLLTWREETGKTAFENAPQFEGKIEEQEYFDNGVLMIAMVKAGVELAFETMVSSGIIEESAYYESLHELPLIANTIARKRLYEMNVVISDTAEYGNYLFANAAVPLLKGAFMDSLQPGDLGKPVAASAVDNAQLRDANDAIRNHPIEVIGKKLRGYMTDMKRIAVAG; encoded by the coding sequence ATGGCCAATTACTTCAACACACTGAATTTGCGTCAGCAGCTGGCGCAACTGGGCAAATGCCGTTTTATGGGCCGCGATGAGTTTGCGGACGAAGCCAGCTACCTGAAAGGCAAGAAAGTGGTGATCGTGGGGTGTGGCGCTCAGGGCCTGAACCAGGGCCTGAACATGCGTGATTCTGGTCTGGATATTTCTTATGCGCTGCGTGCTGAGGCGATTGCGGAAAAACGTGCTTCATGGCGTAAGGCAACCGAGAACGGCTTTAACGTCGGCACCTATGAAGAGCTGATCCCGCAGGCCGACCTGGTGGTTAACCTGACGCCGGACAAACAGCACTCCGCAGTGGTGCAGGCAGTTCAGCCGTTGATGAAACAAGGCGCGGCGCTGGGCTATTCCCACGGTTTTAACATCGTTGAAGTCGGCGAGCAGATTCGTAAAGACCTGACCGTTGTCATGGTAGCGCCGAAGTGCCCGGGTACTGAAGTGCGTGAAGAGTACAAACGTGGTTTCGGCGTGCCGACCCTTATCGCCGTTCACCCGGAAAATGACCCGAAAGGCGAAGGCATGGCGATTGCCAAAGCCTGGGCTGCGGCAACCGGTGGCCATCGCGCGGGCGTACTGGAGTCCTCTTTTGTTGCAGAAGTGAAATCTGACCTGATGGGCGAGCAGACCATTCTGTGCGGCATGTTGCAGGCTGGTTCACTGCTGAGCTTCGATAAGCTGGTGGCTGAAGGTGTTGACGCGGCCTATGCCGAGAAACTGATCCAGTTCGGCTGGGAAACCATCACCGAAGCGCTGAAGCAGGGCGGTATCACCCTGATGATGGATAGGCTCTCCAACCCGGCTAAACTGCGTGCGTTCGCGCTGTCTGAACAGCTGAAAGGCATTATGGCTCCGCTGTTCCAGAAACACATGGATGACATCATCTCTGGCGAATTCTCCAGTGGTATGATGGCTGACTGGGCCAACGATGACGTAAAACTGCTGACCTGGCGCGAAGAAACCGGCAAAACCGCGTTTGAAAATGCACCGCAGTTTGAAGGCAAAATTGAAGAGCAGGAATATTTTGATAACGGCGTCCTGATGATTGCGATGGTGAAAGCCGGGGTAGAACTGGCGTTCGAAACTATGGTGAGCTCCGGTATCATCGAAGAGTCTGCCTACTACGAATCACTGCACGAACTGCCGCTGATTGCCAACACCATTGCCCGTAAGCGCCTGTATGAAATGAACGTGGTGATTTCTGATACCGCAGAATACGGTAACTACCTGTTCGCCAATGCCGCCGTGCCGTTGCTCAAAGGCGCATTCATGGACAGCCTGCAACCGGGCGACCTGGGTAAACCGGTTGCCGCCTCAGCGGTGGATAACGCCCAACTGCGTGACGCGAATGATGCTATCCGCAATCACCCGATTGAAGTGATCGGTAAAAAATTGCGTGGCTACATGACCGACATGAAACGTATTGCCGTCGCGGGTTAA
- the ilvY gene encoding HTH-type transcriptional activator IlvY, whose protein sequence is MDLRDLKLFLHLAESRHFGRTAKAMHISPSTLSRQIQRLEEDLGQALFLRDNRTVRLTDAGEHLKTFAQQTLLQYQQLRFVLQQQGQSLSGELRLFCSVTAAYSHLPPILDRFRARHPLVEIKLTTGDAADALDKVQSNEADLGIAGHPESLPASVEFMPIGSVPLVLIIPALPCPVQTQALQPQPDWSQIPFILPEHGPVRKRIDVWFRRQHITNPPIYATVSGHEAMVSMVALGCGIALIPDVVLENSPEPVRNRVSILEAQAMEPFELGVCVQKKHLTDPLIAAFWETLQEK, encoded by the coding sequence ATGGATTTACGCGATCTGAAGCTGTTTTTGCATTTGGCAGAGAGCCGCCACTTTGGTCGCACCGCCAAAGCGATGCATATCAGCCCTTCCACGCTCTCACGCCAGATTCAGCGGCTCGAAGAAGACCTCGGTCAGGCGCTGTTTTTACGTGATAATCGCACCGTGCGCCTGACGGATGCCGGCGAGCACCTCAAGACCTTCGCGCAGCAAACCCTGCTGCAATATCAGCAATTGCGTTTCGTGTTACAGCAGCAGGGGCAGTCACTCAGTGGTGAACTGCGGCTGTTCTGCTCTGTTACCGCCGCCTATAGCCATCTGCCGCCGATTCTGGATCGCTTCCGGGCGCGCCATCCGCTGGTGGAAATCAAGCTCACCACGGGCGATGCCGCCGACGCGCTCGACAAAGTTCAATCCAATGAAGCGGATTTGGGCATCGCCGGGCACCCGGAAAGCCTGCCTGCCAGCGTCGAATTTATGCCGATTGGCAGCGTTCCGCTGGTATTGATTATTCCGGCGCTGCCTTGCCCGGTGCAAACCCAGGCGTTACAGCCTCAGCCAGACTGGTCGCAAATTCCGTTTATCTTGCCGGAGCACGGCCCGGTGCGAAAACGTATCGACGTGTGGTTTCGTCGCCAACATATTACCAATCCGCCGATTTATGCCACCGTTTCCGGCCACGAGGCGATGGTGTCCATGGTGGCGCTCGGTTGCGGTATCGCTCTCATTCCTGATGTGGTACTTGAAAATAGCCCGGAACCGGTGCGTAATCGGGTGTCGATATTAGAAGCTCAGGCTATGGAACCGTTTGAACTGGGTGTCTGTGTACAAAAAAAACACCTAACCGACCCGTTAATAGCGGCCTTTTGGGAAACCTTACAGGAAAAATAA
- a CDS encoding lysozyme inhibitor LprI family protein, protein MKRTLATWLLPLLLGGGALPALAASFPCQQATSAQEKLICQIPALSQLDDELGKEWQKSRALLTGNPERDAQDKSLTQFQRSWLTRRNSCRDEACLQQSYQQQLSRLRYLNDVTQHTLPDAITPARRNRCFDGDYSYEYYLQLSAQEYAELSDYFKEMYDQKAPYHLANLTLNNEDGELTASGSVAFRYANKLDDFTLTARQMSDTQAIGLAEGSFGGQKKLLLTCVDNRQLQITVFDAAGEGYLFDYLMVKGK, encoded by the coding sequence ATGAAACGAACGCTTGCAACGTGGCTGCTGCCACTGCTGCTGGGAGGCGGTGCGCTTCCGGCATTGGCAGCCAGTTTTCCCTGCCAACAGGCAACATCGGCACAAGAAAAGCTGATCTGCCAGATACCGGCACTCAGTCAGTTAGATGACGAACTGGGAAAGGAATGGCAAAAATCACGCGCGTTGCTTACCGGCAACCCGGAACGCGACGCACAAGATAAAAGCCTGACGCAATTCCAACGCAGTTGGCTGACCCGCCGCAACAGTTGCCGCGACGAAGCCTGCCTGCAACAAAGCTACCAGCAGCAGCTCAGTCGCTTGCGCTACCTGAACGATGTCACCCAGCACACGCTGCCGGACGCCATTACGCCCGCGCGTCGTAACCGCTGCTTTGATGGCGATTACAGCTACGAATATTACCTGCAACTCTCCGCGCAGGAATACGCCGAGCTCAGTGATTACTTCAAAGAGATGTATGACCAGAAAGCGCCCTATCATCTGGCTAACCTGACGCTCAATAATGAAGACGGCGAACTCACCGCCAGCGGCTCCGTCGCCTTTCGCTATGCCAATAAACTGGACGATTTCACCCTGACGGCACGCCAGATGAGCGACACTCAGGCGATTGGCCTGGCCGAAGGCAGCTTTGGCGGGCAGAAAAAGCTACTGCTCACCTGCGTCGATAACCGCCAGTTGCAAATCACGGTATTTGATGCCGCTGGTGAAGGCTATCTGTTTGATTATTTGATGGTAAAGGGAAAATAA
- the ilvA gene encoding threonine ammonia-lyase, biosynthetic, translating to MAVSQPLPAEPGGAEYLRAVLRAPVYEVAQVTPLEPMDKLSSRLGNVILVKREDRQAVHSFKLRGAYAMMASLSETQKAHGVVTASAGNHAQGVALSASRLGIRALIVMPVATADIKVDAVRDFGGEVLLHGANFDEAKAKAIALSQQQHMTFVPPFDHPAVIAGQGTLAMELLQQDAHLDRVFVPVGGGGLAAGVAVLIKQLMPQIQVIGVEAEDSACLRAALDAGQPVDLPRVGLFAEGVAVKRIGDETFRLCREYLDDVITVDSDAICAAVKDLFEDVRAIAEPSGALALAGMKKYIQQHNIQGERLAHILSGANVNFHGLRYVSERCELGEQREALMAVTIPEQKGSFLKFCQLLGGRSVTEFNYRYAHADNACIFVGVRLTRGSAERHEILSQLQAGGYQVVDLSDDEMAKLHVRYMVGGRPSKPLKERLYSFEFPESPGALLKFLNTLGTHWNITLFHYRSHGTDFGRVLAGFERTEHDPAFEQHLQALGYECHDESQNPAFRFFLQG from the coding sequence ATGGCAGTTTCTCAACCGCTTCCCGCCGAACCCGGCGGTGCGGAGTACCTGCGCGCGGTACTGCGCGCGCCGGTGTACGAAGTGGCGCAGGTGACGCCGCTGGAGCCGATGGATAAGTTGTCATCGCGCCTGGGTAACGTCATTTTGGTCAAACGTGAAGACCGCCAGGCGGTACACAGCTTTAAGCTGCGTGGCGCTTACGCCATGATGGCAAGCCTGAGCGAGACGCAAAAAGCGCACGGCGTGGTGACGGCATCGGCCGGGAACCACGCGCAGGGCGTGGCGTTATCCGCCAGCCGCCTGGGTATTCGGGCGTTGATTGTGATGCCGGTTGCCACCGCAGACATTAAAGTCGATGCGGTGCGTGATTTTGGCGGCGAAGTGTTGCTGCATGGCGCGAACTTCGATGAAGCCAAAGCCAAAGCCATTGCGCTGTCACAGCAGCAACACATGACCTTTGTGCCGCCGTTTGACCACCCGGCGGTGATTGCCGGGCAGGGTACGCTGGCGATGGAGCTGTTGCAGCAAGACGCGCACCTCGACCGGGTGTTTGTACCGGTCGGCGGCGGTGGGCTGGCGGCGGGCGTCGCGGTGCTTATCAAACAGCTGATGCCACAGATTCAGGTTATCGGTGTTGAAGCCGAAGACTCCGCTTGCCTGCGCGCTGCGCTGGATGCCGGCCAGCCGGTGGACTTGCCGCGCGTCGGGCTGTTTGCCGAAGGGGTGGCGGTAAAACGCATTGGTGACGAAACCTTCCGCCTGTGCCGGGAATATCTGGATGATGTGATAACGGTCGATAGCGATGCCATTTGCGCGGCGGTGAAAGACCTGTTCGAAGATGTGCGCGCCATTGCCGAACCGTCCGGTGCGCTGGCGCTGGCGGGCATGAAAAAATACATCCAGCAGCACAACATTCAGGGCGAGCGGCTGGCGCATATTCTCTCGGGGGCGAACGTCAACTTCCACGGCTTGCGTTATGTTTCCGAGCGCTGTGAGCTGGGCGAGCAGCGCGAAGCGCTGATGGCTGTCACCATTCCCGAGCAGAAAGGCAGTTTTCTCAAATTCTGCCAGTTGCTGGGCGGGCGATCTGTCACCGAATTTAACTACCGCTATGCGCACGCCGATAACGCCTGCATTTTTGTTGGCGTGCGCTTAACGCGCGGCAGCGCAGAGCGGCATGAAATTCTGTCACAGTTGCAGGCGGGCGGTTATCAGGTGGTGGATTTGTCTGATGACGAGATGGCGAAACTGCATGTGCGCTACATGGTCGGTGGCCGTCCTTCCAAGCCGCTCAAAGAGCGTCTCTACAGTTTTGAGTTCCCGGAATCACCGGGCGCGCTGTTGAAATTCCTCAACACGCTGGGGACGCACTGGAATATTACGCTGTTTCATTACCGCAGCCACGGCACCGATTTTGGCCGGGTGCTGGCGGGATTTGAGCGCACCGAGCACGACCCGGCGTTTGAGCAACATCTTCAGGCGCTCGGTTACGAGTGCCATGACGAATCGCAAAACCCGGCGTTTCGTTTCTTCCTGCAAGGCTAG